One genomic region from Macrobrachium rosenbergii isolate ZJJX-2024 chromosome 1, ASM4041242v1, whole genome shotgun sequence encodes:
- the LOC136838836 gene encoding uncharacterized protein, which translates to MKFLLATLALLPVIASHMFLQLPPLSASSSSTGRHMPLGLRQYSHQGPGSSMKGLRQQPQPEEEPTLIGDSQYSQSEEQSSTQQRLRQKGRQLQAPQDSRSSDGQDLGGDWNAVYQSSLEPRVEALPESKRSADYELAVRIPEGFDDAMGRQEGGSSSPLLNYLLPSLQNTLSSRSLSSYPSRFFNGLSHQRRSSAPMASSQRRYGGSLPEGAKKTPAKRYLGIELPDYIASNYGADKTSNTKLHNLKQRMRSVGK; encoded by the exons ATGAAATTTTTACTCGCAACTTTGGCTTTACTTCCTGTCATCGCGAGCCACATGTTTCTTCAGCTGCCACCTCTCTCAGCTAGCTCCTCTTCCACTGGGCGCCACATGCCACTAGGCCTACGCCAGTACAGCCATCAGGGTCCGGGAAGTTCTATGAAAGGCCTACGGCAGCAGCCGCAACCAGAAGAAGAACCTACCCTTATCGGAGACTCTCAGTACAGCCAAAGTGAAGAGCAGAGTTCAACTCAACAGCGCCTTCGTCAGAAGGGTCGTCAGCTCCAGGCCCCACAAGATTCGCGTTCCTCAGACGGCCAAGATTTGGGAGGAGATTGGAATGCTGTCTACCAGAGTTCTTTAGAACCCCGAGTTGAG GCACTGCCGGAGAGCAAAAGATCAGCTGACTACGAACTGGCAGTCAGAATACCCGAAGGATTTGATGATGCCATGGGGAGACAGGAGGGGGGGTCCTCCTCCCCACTCCTGAATTATCTGCTCCCCTCCCTCCAGAACACCCTGTCCTCCAGGTCTCTGTCCAGTTACCCTTCTCGGTTCTTCAACGGCCTCAGCCACCAGCGCCGTTCCAGCGCACCCATGGCTTCCAGTCAACGCCGCTACGGAGGATCCCTTCCCGAGGGAGCTAAGAAAACTCCCGCCAAGAGATATC TTGGCATCGAGTTGCCGGACTACATAGCATCCAACTACGGCGCCGATAAAACGAGCAACACGAAGCTACACAACCTCAAGCAGCGCATGCGCAGTGTGGGCAAGTAG